A region from the Streptomyces tsukubensis genome encodes:
- a CDS encoding IclR family transcriptional regulator, which translates to MQNVLNALRTLEEVAERQPAGVAELARALGLPKSSVQRALVTLHEAGWIRPAAGTPTRWTVTTKALHVGRRATGELDLRDIAVPVMEELRRLTDETVHLAVPEGGKVVLVERLETSKPVRIVLPLGHVLSPHASANGKALLAAGPAEAVERLIADGLERFTDASITDPAALRAELAAIRARGYATNGGEWRTDVSAVAAAVVDASGTPVASISVNVPSSRMTDGSRAALGAAVRDAARSVGEALGRPPAR; encoded by the coding sequence ATGCAGAACGTTCTCAATGCCCTGCGCACCCTCGAAGAGGTCGCGGAGCGGCAGCCCGCGGGGGTCGCCGAGCTGGCGCGGGCCCTCGGCCTGCCGAAGAGTTCCGTGCAGCGGGCGCTGGTCACGCTGCACGAGGCGGGGTGGATCCGGCCGGCCGCCGGAACCCCCACGCGATGGACCGTCACCACCAAGGCACTGCACGTGGGCCGGCGCGCGACGGGCGAGCTGGACCTGCGCGATATCGCGGTCCCGGTGATGGAGGAGCTGCGCCGGCTCACCGACGAGACCGTGCATCTGGCGGTGCCGGAGGGCGGAAAGGTGGTGCTGGTCGAGCGGCTGGAGACCAGCAAGCCGGTACGGATCGTGCTCCCGCTCGGCCATGTGCTGTCGCCGCACGCCTCGGCGAACGGCAAGGCCCTCCTGGCGGCGGGCCCTGCGGAGGCCGTGGAGCGGCTGATCGCGGACGGTCTGGAGCGGTTCACCGACGCGTCGATCACCGATCCGGCCGCGCTCCGCGCCGAGCTGGCGGCGATCCGCGCGCGGGGTTACGCGACCAACGGCGGCGAGTGGCGGACCGATGTGTCGGCGGTGGCGGCGGCCGTGGTCGACGCCTCGGGCACTCCGGTCGCAAGCATCAGCGTCAATGTTCCGAGCAGCCGGATGACGGACGGCTCCCGGGCCGCCCTGGGCGCGGCGGTGCGAGATGCGGCCCGGTCGGTGGGCGAGGCACTGGGGCGGCCCCCGGCCCGCTGA
- a CDS encoding pyridoxal-phosphate-dependent aminotransferase family protein, whose product MTVRTGRHFLQIPGPTNVPDQVLRAMSAPTCDHRGPEFAALTTRLLDVIKPVFGTSGPVVIYPSSGTGAWEAALVNTLDPGDRVLCFETGHFSTLWEEMARSLGLRTEIVPGDWRHGADPEELARRLAADTDHSVKAVCVVHNETSTGVTSRIADIRRAIDEAGHPALLLVDTISSLGSIDYRHDEWGVDVTVSCSQKGLMLPPGLGFNAVSAKALAAREQAGLPRSYWDWGPILEANRRGMYPYTPATNLLYGLVEAVEMLNAEGLPEVYARHARHAEATRAAVRGWGLEVLCADEREHSGSLTAVLLPEGHDADKVRRIVLERFDMSLGAGLGKLAGKVFRIGHLGHFNDLTLAGTLAGVQMGLHLAGVPADPAGLPAALEVLSTP is encoded by the coding sequence ATGACGGTTCGCACCGGCCGGCACTTCCTGCAGATCCCCGGCCCCACCAACGTCCCCGACCAGGTGCTCCGGGCCATGTCCGCCCCCACCTGCGACCACCGCGGCCCCGAGTTCGCCGCCCTGACCACCCGTCTGCTCGATGTGATCAAGCCGGTCTTCGGCACCTCGGGCCCCGTCGTGATCTACCCGTCCTCCGGCACCGGAGCCTGGGAAGCCGCCCTGGTCAACACCCTCGACCCGGGTGACCGGGTGCTCTGTTTCGAGACCGGCCACTTCTCGACCCTCTGGGAGGAGATGGCCCGCTCCCTGGGCCTGCGGACCGAGATCGTCCCCGGCGACTGGCGGCACGGCGCCGACCCCGAGGAGCTGGCGCGCCGGCTCGCCGCCGACACCGACCACTCCGTCAAGGCGGTCTGTGTGGTCCACAACGAGACGTCGACCGGTGTCACCAGCCGGATCGCGGACATCCGCCGCGCCATCGACGAGGCCGGCCACCCCGCCCTGCTGCTGGTCGACACCATCTCCTCCCTCGGGTCGATCGACTACCGCCACGACGAATGGGGCGTCGACGTCACCGTCTCCTGCTCCCAGAAGGGCCTGATGCTCCCGCCCGGACTGGGGTTCAACGCCGTCAGCGCCAAGGCGCTCGCCGCCCGCGAGCAGGCCGGACTGCCGCGCTCGTACTGGGACTGGGGGCCGATCCTGGAGGCCAACCGCCGCGGCATGTACCCCTACACCCCGGCCACCAACCTGCTCTACGGACTGGTCGAGGCCGTGGAGATGCTCAACGCCGAGGGGCTGCCCGAGGTGTACGCCCGGCACGCCCGGCACGCGGAGGCGACCCGCGCCGCCGTCCGCGGCTGGGGCCTCGAAGTCCTCTGCGCCGACGAGCGCGAGCACTCCGGGTCGCTCACCGCCGTCCTCCTGCCCGAGGGCCACGACGCCGACAAGGTCCGCAGGATCGTCCTGGAACGGTTCGACATGTCCCTCGGCGCCGGGCTCGGGAAGCTCGCCGGGAAGGTCTTCCGGATCGGGCACCTCGGCCACTTCAACGACCTCACCCTCGCCGGAACCCTCGCCGGGGTGCAGATGGGACTCCACCTCGCGGGAGTCCCCGCCGACCCGGCCGGGCTCCCCGCCGCGCTGGAGGTGCTCAGCACCCCGTGA